Proteins encoded within one genomic window of Kibdelosporangium phytohabitans:
- a CDS encoding HNH endonuclease signature motif containing protein — MFEQLVVPFRPPPPLNIPISDMTREQILGFLVDRHRRRSQLDGEIVQACARFAELTPPQRSGISIGDGAAEELALELSVSPLTAAKHLHEAQTLAIRLPATVSALTEGELDIMRAKAVHDYTADLDDDQAAQVEKRVLSGGKRDNLTRFKHALNREVIRADPRGAEKRRLSAKCRRDVTRWHRPDGTSTVTVTLQPHEAELTYQHIDELARRAGGPRRNLGQARADVFVDLLQGKDNPRPPVSLHVMVPMTTLMGLNQEPGEISGIGPITADYARELAHHATWRRILTDPAGQVMEVSRRRFASPALRRHLQVRDRTCRQPGCTVPALRCEADHSTTYALGGATGVGNLAMLCKRHNLMRQRASWRIDHVMPGVLAFTTPSRRTAVAAPAGYDLPPF, encoded by the coding sequence ATGTTCGAACAGCTCGTCGTCCCATTCCGCCCTCCTCCGCCGTTGAATATCCCGATCTCCGACATGACCCGGGAACAAATCCTCGGCTTCCTCGTCGACCGCCATCGGCGGCGTAGTCAACTCGACGGCGAGATTGTCCAGGCATGTGCACGGTTCGCAGAACTCACTCCGCCGCAGCGCAGCGGAATCAGCATCGGCGACGGCGCGGCTGAAGAACTGGCGCTGGAGTTGTCGGTCAGCCCCCTCACGGCGGCGAAACACCTCCACGAAGCCCAGACTCTCGCAATTCGCCTCCCTGCAACAGTTTCGGCTTTGACCGAGGGCGAACTGGACATCATGCGCGCCAAAGCCGTGCACGACTACACGGCTGACCTGGACGACGACCAGGCCGCGCAGGTCGAGAAACGTGTGCTGTCAGGCGGGAAGCGGGACAACCTCACCCGGTTCAAACACGCACTGAACCGGGAAGTCATCCGCGCCGACCCGCGCGGAGCGGAAAAACGCCGGCTGTCAGCGAAATGCCGCCGAGATGTCACGCGCTGGCACCGGCCCGACGGCACCTCGACGGTGACCGTAACCCTGCAACCACACGAGGCTGAACTGACCTACCAGCACATCGACGAACTGGCCAGACGCGCCGGAGGGCCACGACGAAACCTGGGACAGGCACGAGCGGACGTGTTCGTGGATCTCCTGCAAGGCAAGGACAATCCCCGGCCACCGGTGAGCCTGCACGTCATGGTGCCGATGACGACGTTGATGGGCCTCAACCAGGAACCCGGCGAAATCAGCGGCATCGGCCCGATCACTGCCGACTACGCCCGCGAACTGGCGCACCACGCCACCTGGCGACGAATCCTCACCGACCCCGCCGGGCAAGTGATGGAGGTCAGCCGACGCCGGTTCGCCTCACCCGCGCTGAGAAGGCACCTGCAGGTGCGGGACCGGACGTGCCGCCAACCCGGCTGCACCGTCCCTGCCCTGCGTTGCGAGGCCGACCATTCGACCACGTACGCCCTCGGCGGGGCTACCGGCGTGGGCAATCTGGCCATGCTGTGCAAGCGCCACAACTTGATGCGGCAACGTGCTTCTTGGCGGATCGATCACGTCATGCCCGGGGTTTTGGCTTTCACCACGCCCTCTCGGCGGACCGCGGTTGCCGCTCCTGCCGGGTATGACCTTCCGCCTTTCTAG
- a CDS encoding transposase produces the protein MVSWEDVAVPKPYPQEFRDDVVRVAREREPGVTVEQIAKDFGVHPMTLFTWLRQADADEGAKPGMTRNDSAELREARKRIKLLEQENEVLRRATAYLSQANLPGKGSTRS, from the coding sequence ATGGTGAGCTGGGAGGATGTCGCTGTGCCCAAGCCCTACCCCCAGGAGTTCCGCGACGATGTCGTGCGGGTCGCTCGTGAGCGCGAACCCGGTGTGACCGTCGAGCAGATCGCCAAGGACTTCGGGGTCCACCCGATGACGTTGTTCACGTGGCTGCGCCAGGCCGACGCCGACGAGGGCGCGAAGCCGGGCATGACCAGGAACGACTCGGCCGAGCTGCGCGAGGCCCGCAAGAGAATCAAGCTGCTCGAGCAGGAGAACGAGGTCCTGCGCCGCGCGACGGCCTATCTGTCCCAGGCGAACCTGCCGGGAAAAGGCTCTACCCGCTCGTGA
- a CDS encoding DDE-type integrase/transposase/recombinase, with amino-acid sequence MNELAADGIPVAVTCRVLNIARQPYYRWRSRPVTGTEFERAYRANALFDAHRDDPEFGYRLLADEARDAGSSMADRTAWRICSSMGWWSAFGKKRGRNGKKTGPPVHDDLVRRDFTAAAPNRPWLADITEHRTAEGKLYLCAVKDACSNRIAGYSIDSRMTSRLAVTALTNAFARRGDTAGCVVHTDRGSQGGFN; translated from the coding sequence GTGAACGAGCTCGCCGCGGACGGTATCCCCGTCGCGGTGACGTGCCGGGTCTTGAACATCGCTCGACAGCCGTACTACCGGTGGCGGTCCCGGCCGGTCACCGGGACAGAATTCGAGCGGGCATATCGGGCGAACGCGTTGTTCGACGCGCACCGCGACGATCCGGAATTCGGCTACCGGTTGCTGGCCGACGAAGCCCGCGACGCCGGCTCGTCGATGGCGGATCGGACCGCGTGGCGGATCTGCTCGTCGATGGGCTGGTGGAGTGCGTTCGGCAAGAAACGCGGCCGCAACGGCAAGAAGACCGGCCCGCCGGTCCACGACGACCTGGTCCGCCGCGACTTCACCGCCGCCGCGCCGAACCGGCCGTGGCTAGCCGACATCACCGAACACCGCACCGCAGAAGGAAAGCTCTATCTATGCGCGGTCAAGGACGCCTGTTCCAACCGGATCGCCGGCTACTCCATCGACTCCCGGATGACCTCCCGCCTCGCCGTCACCGCTCTCACCAACGCCTTCGCCCGCCGCGGTGACACCGCCGGCTGCGTGGTGCACACCGACCGCGGCTCGCAAGGCGGATTCAACTGA
- a CDS encoding IS30 family transposase: MAGPRQKQVREYRGQMPSPGRPTVAWRVDRVRFWAAIATGVLTDEASEVAGVSAPVGYRWFRHAGGVNPQLSATVSGRYLSFVEREDIALLRAQGAGVRAIARQLGRDASTISRELRRNASTRTYGVDYKASTAQWHAERRAKRPKAAKLAVNERLRDYVQQRLSGEVRDTDGAVIGPDGPVWKGRNKPHRADRAWTTAWSPEQIAKRLPVEFPDDESMRISHEAIYQALYVEGRGALKRELVACLRTGRALRVPRARSRQKAWAHVTPEVLISERPAEADDRAVPGHWEGDLVIGLQRSAIGTLVERATRFTMLVHLPREEGWGVTPRTKNGPALAGYGAITMADALAKTVTQLPEQLRRSLTWDRGKELSAHAQFTVQTGLPVYFADPHSPWQRGTNENTNGLLRQYFPKGTDLSRWSAEDIAAVAATLNSRPRKTLGWKTPAEALDNHLRSIQDTGVATTE, translated from the coding sequence ATGGCTGGTCCGAGGCAGAAGCAGGTTCGGGAGTATCGGGGGCAGATGCCTTCGCCGGGTCGACCGACGGTCGCATGGCGCGTGGATCGGGTGCGGTTCTGGGCGGCGATCGCGACCGGTGTCTTGACCGATGAGGCGTCGGAGGTGGCGGGTGTGTCGGCACCGGTCGGTTACCGGTGGTTCCGTCACGCTGGCGGGGTGAATCCACAGCTGTCCGCGACGGTCTCCGGCCGGTACCTGTCGTTCGTCGAGCGAGAGGACATCGCGTTGCTGCGCGCGCAAGGGGCTGGTGTGAGAGCGATCGCCAGGCAACTGGGCCGAGACGCCTCAACGATCTCGAGGGAGCTGCGTCGCAACGCGTCGACCCGGACCTATGGCGTCGACTACAAAGCCTCGACCGCGCAATGGCATGCCGAACGGCGCGCCAAGCGTCCCAAGGCCGCCAAACTCGCCGTCAACGAGCGACTACGCGACTATGTCCAGCAACGTTTGTCCGGTGAGGTCCGCGACACCGACGGCGCCGTCATCGGCCCCGACGGTCCGGTATGGAAGGGGCGGAACAAACCGCATCGCGCTGATCGGGCCTGGACGACGGCGTGGAGCCCAGAGCAGATCGCGAAACGGCTACCGGTCGAGTTCCCGGATGATGAGTCCATGCGGATCAGCCACGAGGCGATCTACCAGGCCCTCTATGTCGAAGGCCGCGGCGCCCTCAAGCGCGAGCTCGTCGCCTGCCTGCGCACCGGCCGGGCCCTGCGTGTCCCGCGCGCCAGATCCAGGCAGAAGGCATGGGCGCACGTGACCCCGGAAGTCCTGATCAGTGAACGCCCCGCCGAGGCCGACGACCGCGCCGTGCCAGGACACTGGGAAGGCGACCTCGTCATCGGCCTGCAGCGCTCCGCCATCGGCACCCTGGTCGAACGCGCGACCCGGTTCACGATGCTTGTGCACCTGCCCCGCGAGGAAGGCTGGGGCGTCACACCACGCACGAAGAACGGGCCGGCACTGGCCGGCTACGGCGCGATCACCATGGCCGATGCCCTCGCGAAGACCGTGACCCAGCTTCCCGAGCAGTTGCGACGGTCGCTGACCTGGGACCGCGGCAAAGAACTGTCCGCACACGCCCAATTCACCGTCCAAACCGGACTTCCGGTCTACTTCGCCGACCCACACTCCCCATGGCAACGCGGCACGAACGAGAACACGAACGGGCTGCTACGCCAATACTTCCCGAAAGGCACCGACCTTTCCCGCTGGAGCGCTGAGGACATCGCAGCGGTCGCGGCCACCCTCAACTCACGACCACGCAAGACACTCGGCTGGAAGACGCCCGCCGAAGCCCTTGACAACCATCTACGATCAATCCAAGACACCGGTGTTGCGACGACCGAATGA
- a CDS encoding superoxide dismutase family protein → MRYLALAAIVPAVLLAGGTVSAAEIPSLHVTTASAKIQPYEPGARGVTYNEKLAPSGATLSVLAVSSSNGSTVLLTTRGLLPKREYGAHVHVKPCGPAPADSGPHFQDEKDPVQPSVDPAYANSRNEIWLDFTTDQTGNGLAVARVPWGFGDREASSIVVHETHTHTDPGHAGTAGARLACLDADF, encoded by the coding sequence ATGCGTTACCTGGCGCTGGCCGCGATCGTCCCGGCCGTGCTGCTGGCCGGGGGCACAGTCTCAGCGGCCGAGATCCCTTCCCTGCACGTGACCACCGCGTCCGCGAAGATCCAGCCCTACGAACCGGGCGCGCGCGGTGTCACCTACAACGAGAAACTCGCGCCGTCAGGCGCGACCTTGTCCGTGCTGGCCGTGTCCTCGTCCAACGGCAGCACGGTCCTGCTCACCACCCGCGGCCTGCTGCCCAAACGCGAGTACGGCGCGCACGTGCACGTCAAACCGTGTGGGCCGGCTCCGGCGGACTCCGGCCCGCACTTCCAGGACGAGAAGGACCCGGTGCAGCCGTCGGTCGACCCGGCGTACGCCAACTCCCGCAACGAGATCTGGCTGGACTTCACCACCGACCAGACAGGCAACGGTCTCGCGGTGGCGCGGGTGCCGTGGGGCTTCGGTGACCGCGAGGCGTCGTCCATCGTGGTCCACGAGACCCACACGCACACCGACCCCGGTCACGCGGGCACGGCGGGAGCCCGGCTGGCGTGCCTCGACGCTGATTTCTGA
- a CDS encoding nitrile hydratase subunit alpha, producing MSGDHSDAPIAARVRRMEHLLEQRGLVEPGVLDETLAAFLNRATPMNGARIVARAWTDPVFRERLLVDAQAAIAGLELSMGGGLRVQDLQVVANSEDEHNVVVCTLCSCYPLALLGPSPTWYKSEAYRSRVVREPREVLREFGVDLRPEVGIEVWDANSEIRYMVVPNRPPGTENLTEEQLAALVTRNGLIGTALV from the coding sequence ATGAGCGGCGACCACTCCGACGCGCCCATCGCGGCCCGCGTCCGCCGGATGGAACACCTGCTGGAACAGCGCGGCCTGGTGGAGCCGGGCGTGCTGGACGAGACGCTGGCCGCGTTCCTCAACCGCGCGACCCCGATGAACGGCGCCCGGATCGTCGCGAGGGCGTGGACGGACCCGGTTTTCCGCGAGCGCCTGCTGGTCGACGCCCAGGCCGCGATCGCCGGGCTCGAGTTGTCCATGGGTGGCGGGCTGCGGGTGCAGGACCTGCAGGTGGTGGCCAACAGCGAGGACGAGCACAACGTCGTGGTGTGCACGCTGTGCTCGTGCTACCCGCTTGCCCTGCTCGGCCCGTCCCCGACTTGGTACAAGAGCGAGGCCTACCGGTCGCGGGTGGTCCGCGAGCCGAGGGAGGTGCTGCGGGAGTTCGGCGTGGACCTGCGCCCGGAGGTCGGGATCGAGGTGTGGGACGCCAACTCCGAGATCCGCTACATGGTCGTGCCCAACCGGCCGCCCGGCACGGAGAACCTGACCGAGGAGCAGCTCGCCGCGCTGGTCACCCGCAACGGCCTGATCGGGACGGCGCTCGTGTAG
- a CDS encoding SH3-like domain-containing protein has translation MTFTTGELVRAKSVDPPHHTRLPSYARGAVGTIVRPQGAHLLPDDVARGISAPEEAVYAVRFTARELFGTGDHTVTLSLWESYLEKP, from the coding sequence ATGACGTTCACGACGGGTGAGCTGGTCAGGGCCAAGAGCGTCGACCCGCCGCACCACACCCGCCTGCCCTCGTACGCCCGCGGCGCGGTCGGCACCATCGTGCGCCCCCAGGGCGCGCACCTGCTGCCTGACGACGTCGCACGCGGGATCTCCGCGCCGGAGGAGGCGGTCTACGCGGTCCGCTTCACCGCCCGCGAACTGTTCGGAACCGGAGACCACACGGTGACGTTGAGCCTGTGGGAGAGCTACCTGGAGAAGCCATGA
- a CDS encoding SH3-like domain-containing protein, which translates to MSRINDVGGVQGFGELVVEQDEPPFHADWEAHVFALNTALLRKRIYHLDEFRDAVERLPPAQYLAASYYERWYLAIRTLLVEKGVLDAEELDDVHDG; encoded by the coding sequence ATGAGCCGGATCAACGACGTCGGCGGCGTGCAGGGGTTCGGCGAGCTCGTCGTCGAGCAGGACGAGCCCCCTTTCCACGCCGACTGGGAGGCCCACGTCTTCGCGCTGAACACGGCACTGCTGCGCAAGCGGATCTATCACCTGGACGAGTTCCGCGACGCGGTCGAACGCCTGCCACCGGCCCAGTACCTGGCTGCCTCGTACTACGAGCGCTGGTACCTGGCGATCCGCACCCTGCTGGTCGAGAAGGGTGTCCTCGATGCGGAGGAACTCGATGACGTTCACGACGGGTGA
- a CDS encoding potassium channel family protein, whose amino-acid sequence MTEQRLSTWENRTEWPMTALAVAFLVVYAWQVLHVSAPAWWRLTLEITLWGVWLVFAADYVTRLVLAERKLRFIWRHLFDLLAVALPMVRQLRVLRLVTVLRVLNRKASTAFRGRVAIYVGMVTVLVSFAAALAVLDAERSNPDAGINSFPKALWWTLTTISTVGYGDVYPTTWEGRLVAASLMIGGIALLGVITGMIASWFLERIQQSTEESVHSETDELHVELVTLREEVRRLRAQLGEQDSSPPRVTS is encoded by the coding sequence GTGACCGAGCAGCGACTCTCCACCTGGGAAAACCGCACGGAATGGCCGATGACCGCGCTCGCGGTGGCGTTCCTGGTCGTGTACGCGTGGCAGGTGCTGCACGTGAGTGCGCCCGCGTGGTGGCGGCTGACCTTGGAGATCACCCTGTGGGGCGTCTGGCTGGTGTTCGCGGCCGACTACGTGACGCGGCTGGTGCTGGCCGAGCGGAAACTGCGTTTCATCTGGCGGCACCTGTTCGATTTGCTCGCGGTGGCGTTGCCGATGGTCCGGCAATTGCGGGTGCTGCGGCTCGTCACCGTTTTACGAGTGCTCAATCGCAAAGCTTCGACCGCGTTCCGCGGCCGGGTGGCGATTTATGTCGGCATGGTGACGGTGTTGGTGAGTTTCGCGGCGGCACTCGCCGTGCTGGATGCCGAACGGAGCAATCCGGACGCCGGGATCAATTCGTTCCCGAAAGCGCTGTGGTGGACTCTGACGACGATCTCCACGGTCGGCTACGGCGACGTGTACCCGACGACGTGGGAGGGCAGGCTGGTCGCGGCCAGCCTGATGATCGGCGGGATCGCGCTGCTCGGTGTGATCACCGGCATGATCGCCTCCTGGTTCCTGGAACGGATCCAGCAGAGCACCGAGGAGTCGGTCCACTCCGAGACCGACGAGCTGCACGTCGAACTGGTGACGTTGCGGGAGGAAGTCCGCAGGCTGCGTGCACAACTGGGCGAACAGGACTCCAGCCCGCCGCGCGTGACCAGCTGA
- a CDS encoding CaiB/BaiF CoA transferase family protein, translating to MTDLPLAGVTVVSVEQAVAAPFATRQLADLGARVIKVERPGGGDFARRYDTTVHGQSSYFVWLNRSKQSLTLDLKSPRGREVLHRLLAGADVFVQNLAPGAAARLGLDKQSLSYEKLITCTISGYSEPWADRKAYDLLVQCQTGLVSLTGTPEGAARVGVSVADIAAGMYAYSGILTALYTRATTGKARAVDVTLFDALAEWMGQPAYYTRYSGTQPPRVGTQHATISPYGAYTASDGKDVLFSIQNEREWVALCQQFLNRPELVDDPRYATGSARVERRDEVNAIVAQRFAEINSVEAMALLDKADIANAGVNSVTEFLDHPVLAGRWQDVGIPGGTMAALPPPARLDGITARMDPVPDVGEHTADILGALGYSASDIRRLRDDEVV from the coding sequence GTGACTGATCTTCCGCTCGCAGGTGTCACCGTCGTCAGCGTCGAACAGGCCGTCGCCGCGCCGTTCGCGACTCGGCAGCTCGCCGACCTCGGCGCCCGGGTGATCAAAGTGGAACGTCCGGGCGGCGGCGACTTCGCCCGCCGCTACGACACGACAGTGCACGGCCAGTCCAGCTACTTCGTCTGGCTCAACCGCTCGAAGCAATCCCTCACGCTGGATTTGAAGTCCCCGCGCGGCCGTGAAGTCCTGCACCGGCTGCTGGCAGGCGCGGACGTGTTCGTGCAGAACCTCGCGCCCGGCGCGGCGGCGCGGCTCGGCCTGGACAAGCAGAGCCTGAGCTACGAGAAGCTGATCACGTGCACGATCTCCGGGTACAGCGAACCGTGGGCCGACCGCAAGGCCTACGACCTGTTGGTGCAGTGCCAAACCGGGCTCGTGTCGCTGACCGGCACGCCGGAGGGCGCGGCACGGGTCGGTGTGTCCGTCGCGGACATCGCGGCCGGGATGTACGCGTACTCAGGGATCCTCACCGCGCTCTACACCCGTGCCACCACAGGGAAAGCGCGTGCGGTCGACGTGACGTTGTTCGACGCGTTGGCCGAATGGATGGGGCAGCCCGCGTATTACACCCGCTACAGCGGAACCCAGCCGCCACGCGTCGGCACGCAGCACGCCACGATCTCGCCGTACGGCGCCTACACGGCCTCGGACGGCAAGGATGTGCTGTTCTCCATCCAGAACGAGCGCGAATGGGTCGCGCTGTGCCAACAGTTCCTCAACCGACCCGAGCTCGTCGACGATCCGCGCTACGCGACCGGCTCAGCCAGGGTCGAGCGCCGTGACGAGGTCAACGCGATTGTCGCCCAACGGTTCGCCGAGATCAACAGCGTGGAGGCCATGGCGCTGCTGGACAAGGCGGACATCGCGAACGCGGGCGTCAACTCGGTCACCGAATTCCTCGACCACCCGGTCCTCGCCGGCCGCTGGCAGGACGTCGGCATCCCGGGCGGGACGATGGCTGCGCTGCCACCGCCTGCGCGCCTCGACGGGATCACCGCGCGGATGGACCCGGTGCCGGACGTCGGCGAGCACACCGCGGACATCCTCGGCGCGCTGGGCTACAGCGCGAGCGACATCCGGCGGCTGCGGGACGACGAGGTCGTGTAA
- a CDS encoding serine/threonine-protein kinase gives MGARRLVNGRYRLEEQLGSGGMGVVWRATDEELHRDVALKRALYVDGAHERKRAQRLKREARAVAKVNHPNVVTLHIEVVAGDELWLVMEYVAGGTLAGHGVLPHAEVARIGAQLADALDAVHKAGVLHRDVKPSNVLMTEDGRPKLSDFGVSRSVHKDVTLSRTGGLDGTPGYLAPEVAQGRDATTASDVFSLGATLFAATEGVSPVGTADNPQVLVWRAAKGDIGESHGPLRPVLAKMLHPDPRKRPTAAQASQMLEEAANGIKQRPLARSASWFRGRPRLVARAAILLVLVATWVLLTVAGPERVAETTAWPAIGEPRTADPCSLLDTTKLDKFGATELDPDYGNFNRCDVLIRPPQGPGEVDVRLEFTDVPQVDARAGWVDQAGPIKVVRYPSYNAQCERRLMLPGKRHAIPIITKYSKGQFQVDLCAVADTAVAAAVDRLLKYGTVPRRPLPPAPESLMNLNACALPDSDILAMFPGVDATSPEHQFGGWECRWHSTTSRNSTLTVRFDQHKPLTAAEGVLRPFAGHPGAVEENATGPNTCMANVQYREYTDNNDQTATEAVHVIVGSDQFPHARMCQLAAAIAEPIAARLPG, from the coding sequence GTGGGCGCTCGTCGATTGGTCAACGGCCGTTACCGGCTCGAGGAACAGCTCGGCTCTGGCGGGATGGGTGTGGTCTGGCGTGCCACGGACGAGGAACTCCACCGCGATGTCGCACTCAAGCGCGCGCTCTACGTGGACGGCGCCCATGAGCGGAAACGGGCGCAACGGCTCAAGCGCGAGGCGCGCGCCGTCGCGAAGGTGAACCACCCGAATGTCGTGACGCTGCACATCGAAGTTGTGGCAGGTGACGAGTTGTGGCTGGTGATGGAGTACGTCGCGGGCGGCACACTGGCCGGCCACGGCGTTCTGCCGCATGCCGAGGTCGCCAGGATCGGCGCGCAACTCGCGGACGCGCTCGACGCGGTGCACAAGGCGGGCGTGCTGCACCGCGACGTGAAACCGAGCAATGTGCTGATGACCGAGGACGGCCGTCCGAAGCTGAGCGATTTCGGCGTCTCCCGGAGTGTCCACAAAGATGTCACGCTCAGCCGGACCGGCGGTCTGGACGGGACACCCGGGTACCTCGCGCCCGAAGTGGCGCAGGGCAGGGACGCGACAACGGCTTCCGACGTTTTCTCGCTCGGTGCGACGTTGTTCGCCGCCACCGAAGGTGTGTCACCGGTCGGCACGGCGGACAATCCTCAGGTACTGGTCTGGCGCGCGGCCAAAGGTGACATCGGCGAATCGCACGGTCCGCTGCGACCCGTGCTGGCCAAGATGCTGCACCCGGATCCGCGCAAACGCCCCACCGCGGCGCAAGCCAGTCAAATGCTGGAAGAAGCGGCGAACGGCATCAAGCAGCGCCCGCTGGCCAGGAGCGCGAGCTGGTTCAGGGGCCGCCCGCGGCTGGTGGCACGGGCGGCGATCCTCCTGGTACTGGTGGCCACGTGGGTGTTGCTGACCGTCGCCGGGCCCGAGCGCGTCGCCGAGACCACCGCCTGGCCCGCCATCGGCGAACCGCGCACGGCTGATCCGTGCTCGCTGCTCGACACGACCAAACTCGACAAGTTCGGCGCCACCGAGCTCGACCCGGACTACGGCAACTTCAACCGGTGTGACGTGCTGATCCGGCCACCGCAAGGGCCCGGCGAGGTGGACGTCCGGCTGGAGTTCACCGACGTGCCCCAGGTCGACGCCCGCGCGGGCTGGGTGGACCAGGCCGGGCCGATCAAGGTGGTGCGGTACCCCAGCTACAACGCGCAGTGCGAGCGCCGGTTGATGCTGCCGGGCAAGCGGCACGCCATCCCGATCATCACCAAGTACAGCAAAGGACAGTTCCAGGTCGACCTGTGCGCGGTCGCCGACACGGCGGTCGCGGCTGCGGTGGACCGGTTGCTCAAGTACGGCACAGTCCCGCGCCGTCCGTTGCCACCCGCGCCGGAGTCGTTGATGAACCTCAACGCGTGCGCCCTGCCGGACTCCGACATCCTGGCGATGTTCCCCGGTGTGGACGCCACCAGCCCCGAGCACCAGTTCGGTGGGTGGGAGTGCCGCTGGCACAGCACGACCTCCCGCAACAGCACCCTGACGGTCCGGTTCGACCAGCACAAACCGCTGACCGCGGCGGAGGGCGTGCTGCGGCCGTTCGCCGGCCACCCCGGCGCGGTGGAGGAGAACGCCACCGGTCCGAACACGTGCATGGCCAACGTCCAGTACCGCGAGTACACCGACAACAACGACCAGACGGCTACCGAGGCGGTGCACGTGATCGTGGGCAGCGACCAGTTCCCCCACGCTCGGATGTGCCAGCTCGCCGCCGCCATCGCCGAGCCGATCGCGGCCAGACTGCCCGGTTGA
- a CDS encoding FHA domain-containing protein, with translation MTETLSPGHSSLALGVPPAQPGTIYALAIAGGIVFGPREGRTILFGRNRPEVHVCIGEDDRRVSRQHGLLTHQADQWWVSNTGRLPIRLPNSRLLFTDEEPIPLVSGYTPLFVRGSSGREHLLELFVTGSDAQAPTSRHLDPTHPPRNWRLDPTERLALVVLGQRYLLHEARPQPLSWTQAAKELAQMQPDAGWTAKKVEHLVVKVRTRLSKDGVAGLTREEIAEPVGNSLNHNLIQELLTSTTLVPPDLRLLNHPDD, from the coding sequence ATGACCGAGACGCTCTCGCCTGGGCACAGCAGCCTCGCCCTCGGTGTGCCGCCTGCCCAGCCCGGCACGATCTACGCACTGGCGATCGCGGGTGGCATCGTGTTCGGGCCACGGGAGGGCCGCACGATCCTGTTCGGCCGCAACCGCCCCGAGGTGCACGTCTGCATCGGCGAGGACGACCGGCGGGTGAGCAGGCAGCACGGCCTGCTCACCCACCAGGCCGACCAGTGGTGGGTCAGCAACACCGGCAGGCTGCCGATCCGGCTGCCGAACTCCCGGCTGCTGTTCACCGACGAGGAGCCGATCCCGCTGGTCTCCGGCTACACGCCGCTGTTCGTGCGCGGGTCGAGCGGCCGTGAGCACCTGCTCGAGCTGTTCGTGACGGGCTCCGACGCGCAGGCCCCGACGTCCCGGCACCTCGACCCGACGCACCCGCCGCGCAACTGGCGGCTCGACCCGACCGAACGGCTGGCGCTCGTCGTGCTCGGTCAGCGGTACCTGCTGCACGAGGCCAGGCCGCAGCCGCTGTCGTGGACGCAGGCGGCGAAGGAACTCGCCCAGATGCAGCCGGACGCCGGGTGGACGGCCAAGAAGGTCGAGCACCTCGTGGTGAAGGTGCGGACGCGGCTGTCCAAGGACGGTGTCGCCGGGCTGACCCGTGAGGAGATCGCCGAACCGGTCGGCAACTCGTTGAACCACAACCTGATCCAGGAGTTGCTGACCAGCACCACGCTGGTGCCGCCGGATCTGCGCCTGCTCAACCACCCCGACGACTGA